From a single Marinobacter sp. THAF197a genomic region:
- a CDS encoding DUF368 domain-containing protein translates to MQPTTNSETSREHHPAAVFLRGMAMGAADIVPGVSGGTIAFITGIYFRLLEAISATPVAFVRNLLKGDVAGFWRSVDGTFLVCLLAGVLTSIVSLASLITWLLDTHPVLIWSFFFGLIVASVWHVGQQVRRVAPVLLIPLACGIVFAWWVTTLPASELAPTGIAFLGAGALAICAMILPGVSGSFLLLIIGMYAPVLAAIKSVELAHLGLFAAGCLIGLLSVARIITLAFRHFHDTVLALLTGFMVGALSKVWPWQKTLSWRTNSAGEQVAVSQSPVGPETWASLYGQDPQIMMAITMAIAGLVVVLALEWFGRISARRHQNVAP, encoded by the coding sequence ATGCAGCCTACCACCAATAGCGAAACGAGCCGTGAACATCATCCTGCAGCGGTTTTCCTGCGGGGCATGGCTATGGGGGCAGCGGATATCGTGCCGGGGGTGTCTGGCGGGACCATTGCATTCATAACCGGCATCTATTTTCGCCTGCTGGAAGCCATTAGCGCCACACCGGTGGCCTTTGTCCGCAACCTGCTGAAAGGGGATGTGGCCGGCTTCTGGCGCTCGGTGGATGGTACCTTCCTGGTGTGCCTGCTGGCCGGTGTGTTGACCAGTATTGTTAGCCTGGCCTCGCTGATCACCTGGCTTCTGGATACCCACCCGGTGTTAATCTGGAGCTTCTTTTTCGGCTTGATTGTTGCCTCTGTCTGGCACGTGGGGCAGCAGGTTCGCCGGGTAGCGCCGGTATTGCTGATTCCGCTTGCGTGCGGCATCGTGTTTGCCTGGTGGGTAACCACCTTACCCGCCAGTGAGCTGGCACCAACGGGCATTGCGTTCCTGGGGGCGGGGGCGCTGGCTATCTGTGCGATGATCCTGCCCGGCGTTTCTGGCAGTTTTCTGTTGTTGATTATCGGGATGTATGCGCCGGTTCTGGCCGCGATAAAATCCGTTGAGCTGGCCCATCTGGGATTGTTTGCTGCAGGATGCCTGATTGGGCTTCTGTCTGTTGCCCGGATAATCACCCTGGCGTTCCGGCATTTTCACGACACCGTATTAGCGCTATTGACGGGCTTTATGGTGGGGGCACTGAGCAAGGTATGGCCATGGCAGAAAACCCTGAGTTGGCGCACCAATAGTGCTGGTGAACAAGTCGCCGTGAGCCAGTCTCCGGTAGGCCCGGAAACCTGGGCCAGCCTGTATGGCCAGGACCCGCAGATAATGATGGCTATCACCATGGCTATTGCGGGTTTGGTCGTTGTGCTTGCGTTGGAATGGTTTGGGAGGATATCGGCCCGACGGCACCAGAATGTCGCGCCCTGA
- the ispF gene encoding 2-C-methyl-D-erythritol 2,4-cyclodiphosphate synthase, which translates to MRIGQGFDVHAFGEGSSVILGGVEIPHSYGLKAHSDGDVLLHALADALLGAVALGDIGHFFPDTSDEWAGADSRDLLRRVMQRVLEEGFAVVNVDTTIIAQAPKMAPHVEAMRLNIAEDLGVPVNRVSVKATTTEKLGFTGRGEGIACQAVCLLEPVAM; encoded by the coding sequence ATGCGCATTGGTCAGGGCTTTGATGTCCATGCCTTTGGTGAGGGCAGTTCTGTCATTCTGGGTGGCGTTGAGATTCCCCATAGTTATGGCCTGAAAGCCCATTCGGATGGCGATGTGTTGTTGCATGCGCTGGCGGATGCACTGCTTGGTGCGGTGGCGCTGGGGGATATCGGACATTTTTTTCCGGATACCAGCGACGAGTGGGCCGGGGCTGATAGCCGGGATCTGCTGCGGCGGGTGATGCAGCGGGTATTGGAAGAGGGCTTTGCGGTGGTGAATGTCGACACCACGATTATTGCCCAGGCGCCGAAGATGGCACCTCATGTGGAGGCCATGCGCCTGAATATTGCCGAGGACCTGGGGGTGCCGGTGAATCGGGTGAGTGTGAAAGCCACCACCACGGAGAAGCTTGGCTTTACCGGGCGCGGTGAGGGCATTGCCTGCCAGGCAGTGTGTTTGCTTGAACCGGTGGCCATGTGA
- a CDS encoding septum formation initiator family protein, whose protein sequence is MKTLWAILVVLILLLQVRLWVGEGSFAQVWSLEKAIAEQRAENAGLAGRNDRLYAEVRNLRNEQGAVEERARMNLGLIREDETFFLVVEN, encoded by the coding sequence ATGAAAACGCTTTGGGCCATTCTGGTAGTGCTGATTCTCCTGCTGCAGGTTCGCCTGTGGGTCGGGGAGGGTAGCTTTGCGCAGGTTTGGTCGTTGGAGAAGGCGATTGCTGAGCAGCGGGCTGAGAATGCCGGGTTGGCGGGGCGTAATGACCGGCTTTATGCGGAGGTGCGGAATCTTCGTAATGAGCAGGGAGCCGTGGAGGAACGTGCCCGCATGAATCTCGGGCTTATTCGTGAAGACGAGACGTTTTTTCTCGTGGTCGAGAACTGA
- a CDS encoding peptidoglycan DD-metalloendopeptidase family protein: MLGLSGCNTNAIYGDDLYNPPVYWGSHVVKPGETLYGIAWRYGRDYRELGDANGLAPPWNIRAGQVLRLDKKGTIRQTAQASPPPRQSAPAPRPSTRAPAPTASKPAARAAAPAPQTRTSSQVASDIRWNWPHSGTVIANFSESGKVNKGIDIAGNPGDAVKAAASGSVVYAGNGLLGYGNLIIVNHNEHYLSAYAHNRKILVQEGEEVKAGQVIAELGSSGTDKPMLHFEIRKNGNPVDPARYLPRR, encoded by the coding sequence ATGCTTGGCTTATCCGGCTGCAACACCAACGCGATCTATGGCGACGACCTCTACAACCCCCCTGTGTATTGGGGTAGTCATGTTGTGAAACCCGGGGAAACGCTATACGGCATTGCCTGGCGTTATGGCCGGGACTATCGGGAATTGGGTGATGCCAACGGTCTGGCGCCACCCTGGAACATCAGAGCCGGGCAGGTGCTCCGGCTCGACAAGAAGGGCACCATTCGCCAGACCGCCCAGGCATCTCCTCCGCCCAGACAATCTGCGCCTGCTCCCAGACCCAGCACCAGGGCACCGGCGCCCACGGCGTCCAAACCTGCTGCCAGAGCAGCGGCTCCAGCGCCCCAGACACGCACGAGTAGTCAGGTAGCTTCTGATATCCGCTGGAATTGGCCGCACTCTGGCACCGTTATTGCAAACTTCTCAGAGTCAGGAAAAGTCAATAAAGGTATTGATATTGCCGGGAATCCCGGTGATGCTGTGAAGGCGGCGGCAAGTGGAAGTGTGGTGTATGCCGGTAATGGGTTGCTGGGTTACGGAAACCTGATTATCGTCAATCATAACGAGCACTACCTGAGTGCATACGCCCACAACCGGAAGATTTTGGTGCAGGAAGGGGAGGAGGTAAAAGCCGGACAGGTAATCGCGGAACTGGGCAGTTCTGGTACAGACAAACCGATGTTGCATTTCGAGATTCGCAAGAACGGCAACCCGGTTGACCCGGCCAGATACCTGCCAAGACGTTGA
- the surE gene encoding 5'/3'-nucleotidase SurE, with protein MRILLSNDDGVHSPGLVALFEGLGGLGVLEVVAPDRDHSGASNALTLNRPLTVEEHPNGFHSVDGTPTDCVHLAVNGLFDQPFDRVVSGINTHANLGDDIIYSGTVAAATEGRHLGLPAIAVSLVNDGHFHYDTAARVVRLLLEDKRALALGPRSILNVNVPDLPWHEISGIQVTRLGHRERAEGAVPMTCPRGKQRYWIGAAGQGGDAGPGTDFHAIREGYVSITPVHIDMTRYEALPGLQDWVDGLEGARRATS; from the coding sequence GTGCGTATTTTGTTGTCCAATGATGATGGCGTGCATTCGCCGGGTCTTGTGGCCCTGTTTGAAGGCCTTGGGGGCCTTGGTGTGCTGGAGGTAGTGGCACCGGACCGTGATCACAGCGGAGCCAGTAATGCGTTGACGCTGAACCGTCCGCTGACGGTGGAAGAGCACCCTAACGGGTTTCACTCGGTTGATGGTACGCCCACCGATTGCGTGCATCTGGCGGTGAACGGTCTGTTCGATCAGCCATTCGACCGGGTGGTGTCTGGTATCAACACCCATGCCAACCTGGGCGATGACATTATCTACTCCGGAACCGTGGCCGCAGCCACCGAAGGGCGTCACCTTGGTCTGCCCGCGATCGCTGTGTCGCTGGTTAACGACGGCCATTTCCATTACGACACCGCCGCAAGGGTGGTTCGGTTGCTGCTGGAAGACAAGCGAGCCCTGGCTTTGGGGCCTCGCTCTATCCTCAATGTGAACGTTCCGGATCTGCCCTGGCACGAAATCTCCGGTATCCAGGTTACTCGCCTGGGCCACCGGGAGCGAGCGGAAGGCGCTGTTCCGATGACTTGCCCTCGAGGCAAGCAGCGCTACTGGATTGGTGCCGCGGGCCAGGGTGGCGATGCCGGGCCAGGCACAGACTTCCACGCGATACGTGAGGGTTACGTTTCCATTACCCCCGTGCACATTGATATGACCCGTTACGAAGCCTTGCCTGGGCTGCAGGACTGGGTAGACGGGCTGGAAGGTGCCAGGAGGGCGACATCGTGA
- the truD gene encoding tRNA pseudouridine(13) synthase TruD has translation MSQESGSPSWRLEWPTSSGKRPGKAQLKSVPEDFRVTEKLWPDSEVPGSVHGGAGEHLCVRLEKSGDNTEFVARELAAMAGCKAFEVGFCGLKDRHAVTVQWFSLYCPGREAEDAALLQTIGARWAVLASGRHARKLRRGEHLGNQFDLVLRQVSGNKAELEQALTLLGERGAPNYFGPQRFGIGGGNLERAVNLDPSRLNRKKGGRRGGGGSGSKNVLYFSAARSWLFNEVLAARVEAGTWFNGMPGEPSEDDRPTGPLWGDGGTLATGELAELERAVVAEHPEFERLFLSTRMKPERRGLVTRPEHLSWQWLDDNALRLQFFLPPGQYATTVLGDIFELQDMSLSRDNKQES, from the coding sequence GTGAGTCAGGAGAGCGGTTCGCCCAGCTGGCGCCTTGAGTGGCCCACTTCTTCAGGCAAGCGCCCGGGCAAGGCGCAGCTGAAGTCGGTGCCAGAGGATTTTCGCGTTACAGAGAAACTCTGGCCTGATTCCGAAGTGCCGGGTTCTGTGCATGGAGGAGCCGGTGAGCACTTGTGTGTGCGTCTTGAGAAATCCGGCGACAATACCGAGTTTGTTGCTCGCGAGTTGGCCGCCATGGCGGGTTGTAAGGCATTTGAGGTGGGCTTTTGTGGCCTGAAGGATCGCCATGCGGTTACGGTGCAATGGTTCAGCCTCTACTGCCCGGGCCGGGAGGCCGAGGATGCCGCGCTGCTGCAAACCATAGGTGCCCGGTGGGCGGTGCTGGCGAGTGGCCGTCATGCCCGCAAGCTTCGCCGGGGCGAGCATCTGGGTAACCAGTTTGATCTGGTGTTAAGGCAGGTAAGCGGCAATAAAGCGGAGTTGGAGCAGGCGCTGACGTTGCTGGGCGAGCGGGGAGCCCCGAACTATTTCGGGCCGCAGCGGTTTGGTATTGGCGGCGGCAATCTGGAGCGGGCGGTGAATCTTGATCCTTCCCGCTTGAACCGGAAGAAAGGCGGCCGCCGTGGCGGTGGCGGAAGTGGTTCGAAAAACGTATTGTACTTTTCGGCGGCACGTTCCTGGCTGTTCAACGAAGTTCTGGCTGCTCGGGTTGAAGCAGGCACTTGGTTTAATGGCATGCCCGGTGAGCCTTCTGAGGATGACCGTCCCACCGGACCGTTGTGGGGCGATGGTGGCACTCTGGCAACCGGAGAGCTGGCCGAGCTTGAGCGGGCCGTGGTTGCGGAACACCCGGAGTTCGAGCGGCTGTTTCTCAGTACCCGAATGAAACCGGAACGTCGGGGGCTGGTAACCCGGCCTGAGCATTTGAGCTGGCAGTGGCTGGATGACAATGCACTGCGGTTACAGTTTTTCCTGCCACCGGGGCAGTATGCCACCACGGTGCTGGGAGATATTTTTGAGCTGCAGGACATGAGCCTCAGCCGTGATAATAAGCAAGAAAGCTAG
- a CDS encoding protein-L-isoaspartate(D-aspartate) O-methyltransferase, with protein MIAQLEGIGMTSRRTRLRLVQRLREAGIESDRVLEVIGQVPRHIFLDEALAHRAYEDTSLPIGYGQTLSQPYIVARMTELLLAHQPARVLELGTGSGYQTTVLSQLFDDIYSVERIRPLQERARDRLRQLNIRNVMLKHADGGMGWPERGPFDGIIVTAAPVDVPQELLDQLADGGVLIAPVGEHQQVLVEIIRRGDRFERRELEPVHFVPLLGGVVR; from the coding sequence GTGATCGCTCAACTTGAAGGGATCGGTATGACATCCAGGCGCACCCGCCTGCGACTGGTGCAGCGGTTGCGGGAAGCTGGCATTGAATCAGATCGGGTACTGGAGGTGATTGGTCAGGTACCCCGACACATCTTTCTGGACGAAGCCCTTGCCCACCGCGCCTACGAGGATACCTCACTACCCATCGGCTATGGCCAGACCCTCTCCCAGCCCTACATCGTTGCTCGCATGACGGAGTTGCTTCTGGCGCATCAGCCGGCCCGAGTGCTGGAGTTGGGCACCGGTTCCGGGTATCAGACCACGGTGTTGTCGCAGTTGTTCGATGACATCTACAGTGTTGAACGCATACGCCCGTTGCAGGAGCGGGCCCGGGACCGGCTGCGGCAGCTCAATATTCGTAATGTCATGCTCAAGCATGCAGATGGTGGTATGGGTTGGCCCGAGCGGGGGCCTTTTGACGGCATTATCGTGACCGCTGCGCCGGTGGATGTGCCGCAGGAATTGCTCGATCAGTTGGCCGACGGTGGTGTGCTGATCGCCCCGGTTGGCGAACACCAGCAGGTTCTGGTGGAGATCATCCGCCGTGGTGACCGTTTCGAGCGGCGCGAGCTGGAACCGGTTCATTTTGTACCCTTGCTGGGTGGGGTTGTTCGCTGA
- the ispD gene encoding 2-C-methyl-D-erythritol 4-phosphate cytidylyltransferase, translating into MKPQLWLVVPAAGIGQRMKAECPKQYLKINNRFILDITLSRLLDNAPFKGCMVPLNPADHWWPDSESSQDDRIQSCTGGKERADSVLSALHALAEQADESDWVLVHDAARPCLHADDLSNLIDTVSEHPVGGLLAAPVSDTLKLADDGAPPEVAQTVDRSRLWRALTPQMFRFGALRAALESCLENNQPVTDESSTMEFSGKMPVLVEGRPDNLKITVPSDLALAEFILGRL; encoded by the coding sequence ATGAAACCTCAACTTTGGCTTGTTGTTCCTGCCGCTGGCATCGGCCAGCGCATGAAAGCTGAATGTCCCAAGCAGTACCTCAAGATCAATAACCGTTTTATCCTCGATATCACGCTTTCCCGTTTGTTGGATAACGCGCCGTTCAAGGGTTGTATGGTGCCGTTGAATCCGGCAGATCACTGGTGGCCGGATAGTGAGTCGTCTCAGGATGATCGTATCCAGAGTTGTACCGGGGGCAAGGAGCGGGCGGATTCGGTGCTTTCGGCGTTGCATGCGCTGGCGGAGCAGGCGGATGAGTCGGATTGGGTGCTGGTGCACGATGCGGCGCGGCCTTGTTTGCATGCCGATGATCTTTCCAATCTGATTGATACCGTTTCTGAGCACCCGGTTGGCGGGCTGCTGGCGGCGCCGGTGTCGGATACCTTGAAGCTGGCGGATGACGGCGCTCCGCCAGAGGTGGCGCAGACGGTGGATCGGAGTCGGTTGTGGCGGGCGTTGACGCCGCAGATGTTTCGGTTTGGTGCGCTCAGGGCGGCCCTGGAGTCTTGTCTCGAAAATAACCAGCCGGTTACCGATGAGTCCTCTACGATGGAGTTTTCCGGTAAGATGCCTGTTCTGGTGGAAGGGCGGCCGGATAACTTGAAGATTACGGTGCCGTCTGACCTTGCGCTGGCCGAGTTTATTCTGGGTCGGCTGTAG
- the rpoS gene encoding RNA polymerase sigma factor RpoS: MSAEQEDIIIDRVADLDDADDHLLAEDKPEKPSADDAMAEAEDDFPTQGKYFTSQKQLDATQLYLNEIGFSPLLTPEEEVYFARLARKGEESGRKRMIESNLRLVVKIARRYVNRGLTLLDLIEEGNLGLIRAVEKFDPERGFRFSTYATWWIRQTIERAIMNQTRTIRLPIHVVKELNLYLRAARELTQKLDHEPTAEEIARMVDKPVADVKRMLGLNERVASMDTPIGAGSDKSLLDTVADEGALDPADLLQDNNMCSCLEKWIDQLSDKQQEVLSRRFGLRGYPISTLEEVGQEIGLTRERVRQIQVEALRRLREILEKEGLSGSLLFK, translated from the coding sequence ATGTCAGCAGAGCAAGAAGACATCATTATCGATCGTGTTGCAGATCTGGATGACGCAGACGATCATCTGTTAGCGGAAGACAAACCTGAAAAGCCATCAGCAGACGACGCGATGGCAGAAGCGGAAGACGACTTTCCCACCCAGGGAAAATATTTCACCAGTCAGAAGCAGCTCGATGCCACGCAGCTGTACCTCAATGAAATCGGTTTCTCACCACTGCTCACTCCCGAGGAAGAAGTCTACTTCGCGCGGCTGGCCCGCAAAGGCGAAGAGTCTGGCCGTAAACGCATGATTGAAAGCAACCTGAGACTGGTTGTGAAGATCGCCCGGCGCTACGTGAATCGCGGTCTCACCCTGCTGGACCTGATTGAAGAGGGTAACCTCGGGCTGATCCGGGCTGTTGAAAAGTTCGATCCGGAGAGGGGCTTCCGGTTTTCAACCTACGCCACCTGGTGGATTCGCCAGACCATAGAGCGGGCGATCATGAATCAGACCCGCACCATCCGCCTGCCCATTCACGTGGTCAAGGAGCTGAACCTGTATCTTCGGGCAGCCCGGGAGTTGACCCAGAAGCTGGACCACGAGCCCACCGCCGAGGAAATAGCCCGCATGGTGGACAAGCCGGTGGCGGATGTGAAGCGCATGCTCGGCCTGAATGAGCGCGTGGCCTCCATGGACACGCCGATTGGCGCGGGCAGCGACAAATCGCTGTTGGATACGGTGGCCGACGAAGGCGCTCTGGACCCGGCGGATCTGCTGCAGGACAACAACATGTGTTCCTGCCTGGAAAAGTGGATTGACCAGCTGAGCGACAAACAGCAGGAAGTGCTTTCCCGCCGGTTTGGGTTGCGTGGTTACCCCATCAGTACCCTGGAGGAGGTGGGCCAGGAAATCGGGTTGACCCGTGAGCGAGTGCGCCAGATCCAGGTTGAGGCGTTACGGCGTCTCAGGGAAATTCTGGAGAAAGAAGGTTTGTCTGGTAGCTTGCTGTTTAAATAG
- a CDS encoding chalcone isomerase family protein, which yields MKKTLITGCASLLLTGALAAPAYALNVGGVDVPDTYSAMGQELQLNGAGTRSKWFMNLYVGGLYVPEKVADAEAVIDADEPQAITLHITSGMITSERMTEATMEGFHASTGGDLSGIQAEVDQFMAVFQEEIKEGDVFDLVYVPEQGVQVLKNGEQRDTVGDLEFKKALFGIWLSDKPAQKDLKEKMLGKR from the coding sequence ATGAAGAAGACGCTTATCACAGGTTGCGCATCTCTGCTGCTGACAGGCGCTTTGGCTGCACCGGCTTATGCCCTGAATGTTGGCGGTGTCGATGTGCCGGACACCTATTCTGCCATGGGCCAGGAGTTGCAGCTTAACGGCGCAGGCACGCGCTCCAAGTGGTTTATGAATCTGTACGTTGGTGGCCTTTATGTCCCGGAGAAAGTGGCCGATGCTGAAGCTGTTATTGATGCCGATGAACCCCAGGCCATTACCCTGCATATCACCTCTGGCATGATCACCAGCGAGCGGATGACAGAAGCCACTATGGAGGGATTCCACGCGTCCACCGGTGGTGACCTGTCTGGTATTCAGGCTGAAGTGGACCAGTTCATGGCGGTGTTCCAGGAAGAGATCAAAGAAGGCGATGTCTTTGATCTGGTCTATGTGCCGGAGCAGGGCGTTCAGGTGCTTAAAAACGGTGAACAGCGCGACACCGTGGGCGACCTGGAGTTCAAGAAAGCCTTGTTTGGTATCTGGCTGTCTGACAAGCCGGCTCAGAAAGACCTGAAAGAGAAGATGCTGGGCAAACGCTGA